The following proteins come from a genomic window of Iamia sp. SCSIO 61187:
- a CDS encoding N-acetyltransferase, translating into MSTTTRFPVRSIERIDAFVRAEAATVLTAAFLDDPVFTWMEPDRAARADTLPVLFDAFLAAQARHRTADLARVDGPAAGVALWVPPGVAAVHADDEPELEARLGVLGPAALARMGACSEAFAAVHPAEPAWYLNFLAVAPSHQGRGIGSALLRSVLAQCDVGGEAAYLEATSERNRALYERHGFRLIREIPLPDGGPTSYAMWRDPIMPPGHAWPQQR; encoded by the coding sequence ATGTCCACCACCACCCGCTTCCCCGTCCGCTCCATCGAGCGCATCGACGCCTTCGTGCGCGCCGAGGCCGCCACCGTGCTCACCGCCGCCTTCCTCGACGACCCCGTCTTCACCTGGATGGAGCCCGACCGGGCCGCCCGGGCCGACACCCTGCCCGTCCTGTTCGACGCCTTCCTCGCCGCCCAGGCCCGCCACCGCACCGCCGACCTGGCCCGGGTCGACGGCCCGGCCGCCGGCGTCGCCCTCTGGGTCCCACCCGGCGTGGCGGCCGTGCACGCCGACGACGAGCCCGAGCTCGAGGCCCGCCTCGGCGTCCTGGGCCCGGCGGCCCTCGCCCGGATGGGGGCGTGCAGCGAGGCCTTCGCCGCGGTCCACCCGGCCGAGCCCGCGTGGTACCTCAACTTCCTGGCCGTCGCCCCGTCTCACCAGGGCCGGGGCATCGGGTCGGCACTGCTGCGGTCGGTGCTGGCCCAGTGCGACGTGGGCGGCGAGGCCGCCTACCTCGAGGCCACCTCGGAGCGGAACCGGGCCCTCTACGAGCGTCACGGCTTCCGCCTCATCCGGGAGATCCCCCTCCCCGACGGTGGCCCCACGTCCTACGCCATGTGGCGCGACCCGATCATGCCCCCCGGCCACGCCTGGCCGCAGCAGCGCTGA
- a CDS encoding bifunctional 2-polyprenyl-6-hydroxyphenol methylase/3-demethylubiquinol 3-O-methyltransferase UbiG has product MTIDLSQRLCDATIGTLELFAVHLGTTLGLYEAFDRHGPLTAPELADRAGIDPRYAQEWCEQQAVAGYLEVASPSAVAETLRFALPEEHRGALLDPIDGDHLAPFASMVVGIAGVLDDVAEAFRTGGGVPYARYGATFRDGQGAINRPAFTSDLVKAWIPAVPGLTDRLAAGARVLDVGTGQGWSAIAIQTAWPAAQVVGLDTDAASIADARAHAAQAGVDVRFADPTASIADLGPVDAAFVLEALHDMSQPVEVLRALRQALTDDGVVVVVDEAVADAFTAPGDEVERMMYGWSVVHCLPASMSEEGSAALGTALRPSTVADLAARAGFSSCDVVDVDAGFFRVYRLAV; this is encoded by the coding sequence ATGACCATCGACCTCAGCCAGCGGCTCTGCGACGCCACCATCGGCACGCTCGAGCTGTTCGCCGTCCACCTCGGCACCACCCTCGGCCTGTACGAGGCCTTCGACCGCCACGGCCCGCTGACCGCCCCCGAGCTGGCGGACCGGGCCGGCATCGACCCCCGCTACGCCCAGGAGTGGTGCGAGCAGCAGGCCGTCGCCGGCTACCTCGAGGTCGCCTCGCCCTCGGCCGTGGCCGAGACCCTGCGGTTCGCCCTGCCCGAGGAGCACCGCGGTGCCCTCCTCGACCCGATCGACGGCGACCACCTCGCCCCCTTCGCGTCGATGGTGGTCGGGATCGCCGGGGTCCTCGACGACGTGGCCGAGGCCTTCCGCACCGGCGGCGGCGTGCCCTACGCCCGCTACGGGGCCACGTTCCGCGACGGCCAGGGCGCCATCAACCGCCCCGCCTTCACCTCCGACCTGGTCAAGGCCTGGATCCCGGCCGTCCCCGGCCTGACCGACCGCCTCGCGGCCGGCGCCCGCGTCCTCGACGTCGGCACCGGCCAGGGCTGGTCCGCCATCGCCATCCAGACCGCCTGGCCCGCCGCCCAGGTCGTCGGGCTCGACACCGATGCCGCGTCGATCGCCGACGCCCGGGCCCACGCCGCCCAGGCCGGCGTCGACGTGCGCTTCGCCGACCCCACGGCCTCGATCGCCGACCTCGGACCGGTCGACGCCGCCTTCGTCCTCGAGGCCCTCCACGACATGTCCCAGCCGGTCGAGGTCCTCCGCGCCCTGCGCCAGGCCCTCACCGACGACGGCGTGGTCGTCGTCGTCGACGAAGCCGTGGCCGACGCCTTCACCGCCCCCGGCGACGAGGTCGAGCGGATGATGTACGGCTGGAGCGTCGTCCACTGCCTCCCGGCCTCCATGTCCGAGGAGGGCTCCGCCGCCCTCGGCACCGCCCTGCGGCCCTCGACCGTCGCCGACCTGGCCGCCCGGGCCGGCTTCTCCTCGTGCGACGTCGTCGACGTCGACGCCGGCTTCTTCCGCGTCTACCGCCTCGCGGTCTGA